In the genome of Vicia villosa cultivar HV-30 ecotype Madison, WI linkage group LG7, Vvil1.0, whole genome shotgun sequence, one region contains:
- the LOC131621069 gene encoding dormancy-associated protein 2-like isoform X2: MESKNAILILGLLAMVLLISSEVSARDLTETSTNAKEEVVEQSNEVNDAKYGGYGRGGGYHNGGSGYNNGGGYHNGGGGYNKGGSYHNGGGGYNNGGGYHNGGGGYNGGGGYHNGGGGGGYRGGGGHGGHGGASNNGN; this comes from the exons ATGGAATCCAAAAATGCAATCCTCATCCTTGGCCTATTGGCCATGGTTCTTCTTATTTCCTCAGAGGTGTCAGCTAGGGACTTAACTGAGACTTCCACTAATGCCAAAGAGG AGGTTGTTGAACAATCAAATGAAGTAAATGATGCCAAATATGGAGGTTACGGCCGTGGTGGCGGTTACCACAACGGTGGAAGTGGTTACAACAATGGTGGCGGTTACCACAATGGAGGAGGTGGTTACAACAAGGGTGGCAGTTACCACAATGGTGGAGGTGGTTACAACAATGGCGGCGGTTACCATAATGGTGGAGGTGGTTACAATGGTGGTGGTGGTTACCATAACGGTGGTGGTGGTGGCGGTTACCGTGGTGGAGGTGGACATGGTGGACATGGAGGTGCTTCCAACAATGGTAACTGA